A genomic segment from Bradyrhizobium sp. CB1015 encodes:
- the epsC gene encoding serine O-acetyltransferase EpsC, whose protein sequence is MKREIPTSDLEPTAKRWQLDRIVAELRVSREETHSIRRDGEARQAPSREALEAVLDGLTAALFPRHYGRSELDGENIDYFVGNTLSVALDSLCDQIHRGALFIGDELTAGFRREDAVELTRTFGSRLPVVRGLLIDDLRAAFVGDPAARNFPEILIGYPGMTAIIHHRLAHILHGLGARLIARLIAEIAHTRTGIDIHPGASIGSGFFIDHGTGVVIGETAIIGDNVRVYQAVTLGARHFPTDDDGSLIKGDARHPIVEDDVVIYAGATILGRITIGRGSTIGGNVWLTHSVPPNSIVTQATVRNKQG, encoded by the coding sequence ATGAAACGCGAAATCCCGACATCGGACCTGGAGCCGACTGCCAAGCGGTGGCAGCTCGACCGGATCGTGGCCGAGCTACGCGTCTCCCGGGAGGAGACACACAGCATCCGCAGGGACGGCGAAGCACGCCAGGCCCCATCGCGCGAAGCGCTAGAGGCGGTCCTCGATGGCCTCACGGCAGCACTGTTTCCACGGCATTACGGTCGCTCCGAGCTCGACGGCGAGAATATCGACTATTTCGTCGGGAATACCCTCAGCGTCGCCCTGGACTCGTTGTGCGACCAGATCCATCGCGGCGCCCTCTTCATCGGCGACGAGCTCACCGCGGGCTTCCGCCGCGAGGACGCCGTCGAACTGACCCGGACATTCGGCTCGCGACTGCCGGTCGTGCGCGGGCTCCTCATCGATGACCTCCGGGCCGCCTTCGTCGGTGACCCCGCTGCGCGCAATTTTCCCGAGATCCTGATCGGCTATCCCGGGATGACGGCAATCATTCATCACCGCCTCGCCCATATCCTGCACGGGCTGGGCGCCCGGCTCATCGCTCGCCTGATCGCCGAGATCGCGCATACCCGCACCGGGATCGACATTCATCCCGGCGCGAGCATCGGCTCTGGCTTCTTCATCGACCACGGCACCGGCGTGGTGATCGGCGAGACCGCAATCATAGGCGACAACGTCCGCGTCTATCAGGCCGTCACGCTCGGCGCCCGTCACTTCCCGACCGACGACGATGGCAGCTTGATCAAGGGCGACGCCCGCCATCCGATCGTGGAAGACGACGTCGTCATCTATGCCGGCGCTACGATCTTGGGCCGGATCACCATCGGCCGCGGATCGACGATCGGCGGCAATGTCTGGCTGACCCACAGTGTGCCGCCGAACAGCATCGTGACGCAGGCCACGGTCCGCAATAAGCAAGGCTAG
- a CDS encoding TetR/AcrR family transcriptional regulator: MRFEKGHKAATRRHIIDVASKCIRQDGISAAGIAGIMGEAGLTKGAFSPHFESKDALVREALASALSDQQHRLDEDRRTGLALEGAIRRYLNRAHLEDPANGCPSAALLPEVARQPLSTRQDYEKALRSYVSSLAALLPGADSAASRRRATAIFGLMVGTLQFARAVPDTIQAEQILEGGVEAALQLARV, translated from the coding sequence ATGCGTTTCGAGAAAGGACACAAGGCAGCGACGCGACGACACATCATCGATGTAGCCTCGAAGTGCATACGCCAGGACGGTATCTCCGCCGCCGGGATCGCCGGGATCATGGGCGAGGCCGGTCTGACCAAAGGCGCATTCTCTCCGCACTTCGAGTCTAAAGACGCACTCGTTCGCGAGGCGCTGGCGAGCGCGCTCAGCGACCAACAACATCGCCTCGATGAGGATCGGCGGACGGGCCTAGCCCTTGAGGGCGCGATCCGGAGATACCTCAACCGCGCTCACCTCGAAGACCCGGCGAACGGGTGCCCTTCGGCGGCGTTGCTCCCGGAAGTCGCCCGCCAGCCCCTGTCCACTCGGCAGGACTACGAGAAAGCGCTGCGAAGCTACGTTTCGTCACTGGCTGCACTACTCCCGGGTGCCGACTCTGCAGCGAGCCGCCGTCGCGCGACCGCCATCTTCGGTCTCATGGTGGGCACCCTCCAGTTCGCGCGGGCCGTCCCCGACACCATCCAGGCAGAGCAGATCCTGGAAGGCGGCGTTGAGGCCGCGCTGCAGTTGGCGAGAGTTTGA
- a CDS encoding acyl-CoA dehydrogenase family protein has product MNKTVFAPSLGTSEPLKTGSPELEALLSQIAEGASARERDRVLPFEIIDLIRRARLGALRLPVSAGGAGSTIRDLFAFVIRLGEADANVAHILRNHFSVVERLVRTPKDEQSRAWQKAVAQGATIGLATTELESPRVGNVTPGTTFTPDGNGDYLLNGTKYYSTGTLYSDYVLVRAADPDGISGATIVPIKREGIELVDDWDGLGQRLTATGTTHFRNVKVKRQEIVFDTPDTGYGVPYSNTFAQLFLTAVVAGIARATLRDATALIHSRKRTFYYAPTEVPTDDPLLQQTVGQIASGAFAAETVVLAAAEALDVATDAFDAGASNAAEAAHTAALLSAKAKIVADDFAIRGGSLLFDVGGASATKKVTNFDRHWRNARTLSSHNPTTYKARSIGQYEISGTPLPAKGFF; this is encoded by the coding sequence ATGAACAAGACCGTATTCGCCCCCTCCCTCGGCACATCCGAGCCGCTCAAGACCGGCTCGCCCGAGCTGGAAGCGCTGCTCAGCCAGATCGCCGAGGGTGCGAGCGCGCGAGAACGCGACCGCGTGCTGCCCTTCGAAATCATCGATCTCATCCGCCGCGCCCGTCTCGGCGCGCTGCGGCTGCCAGTGAGCGCCGGCGGCGCCGGCAGCACGATCCGCGATCTCTTCGCTTTCGTGATCCGCCTCGGCGAGGCCGACGCCAATGTCGCGCATATCCTCCGCAACCATTTCAGCGTGGTGGAACGGCTGGTGCGTACGCCCAAGGATGAGCAGAGCCGCGCGTGGCAGAAGGCGGTCGCGCAAGGCGCGACCATTGGGCTGGCCACCACCGAGCTCGAAAGCCCCCGCGTCGGCAATGTCACGCCGGGTACGACCTTCACGCCTGACGGAAACGGCGATTACCTCCTGAACGGGACCAAATATTACAGCACCGGCACGCTGTATTCGGACTACGTGCTCGTCCGCGCCGCCGATCCTGATGGCATCAGCGGCGCGACCATCGTCCCGATCAAGCGCGAGGGCATCGAGCTGGTCGACGACTGGGATGGGCTCGGACAGCGGCTCACCGCGACCGGCACGACGCATTTCCGCAACGTCAAGGTCAAGCGCCAGGAGATCGTGTTCGACACGCCCGACACCGGCTACGGCGTGCCTTACTCCAACACGTTCGCGCAGCTGTTCCTGACCGCGGTCGTTGCCGGTATCGCGCGCGCGACCTTGCGCGACGCGACCGCCCTGATCCATTCGCGCAAGCGAACCTTCTATTACGCGCCCACGGAAGTTCCGACCGATGATCCCCTGCTTCAGCAGACCGTCGGCCAGATCGCGAGCGGCGCGTTTGCGGCTGAAACGGTGGTGTTGGCGGCCGCCGAGGCGCTCGATGTCGCGACCGATGCCTTCGACGCGGGCGCATCGAACGCCGCGGAAGCCGCCCACACCGCCGCCCTGCTCTCGGCCAAAGCCAAGATCGTCGCGGACGATTTCGCCATCCGCGGCGGCAGCCTGCTGTTCGATGTCGGCGGCGCGTCGGCGACCAAGAAGGTCACCAATTTCGACCGGCACTGGCGCAATGCGCGCACGCTGTCGTCGCACAATCCGACCACCTACAAGGCGCGCTCGATCGGCCAGTACGAAATCAGCGGCACGCCGCTGCCGGCGAAAGGCTTCTTCTAG
- a CDS encoding flavin reductase family protein produces the protein MGRSDIHLVTDSNEIEHQFRAVMRRLAGGVSIITAGRDDDITGMTVTSLTSLSASPPRVLVSVNRQASSFAPIERHRVFGVNILGSDQQELASRFSNGRLKGVQRYEGVAWMAGPSGVPLLGNSLARVECQVEEIIERYSHGIIVGSILSFELSPQLSGLVYWNGQYIEIKHDFDLDLLAEISIPLAHVR, from the coding sequence ATGGGAAGGTCGGACATCCATCTCGTCACAGACAGCAATGAGATCGAGCACCAGTTCCGCGCCGTGATGCGCCGCCTCGCCGGTGGCGTCAGTATCATCACGGCCGGCCGCGACGACGACATCACGGGCATGACGGTCACGTCGCTGACCTCGCTGAGCGCGAGCCCGCCGCGCGTGCTGGTCAGCGTCAATCGGCAGGCGTCGTCTTTTGCCCCGATCGAGCGTCACAGGGTGTTCGGGGTCAACATTCTCGGATCCGACCAGCAGGAGCTCGCGAGCCGATTCAGCAATGGCAGGCTGAAGGGGGTCCAGCGCTATGAAGGCGTCGCCTGGATGGCTGGGCCGTCCGGCGTTCCCCTGCTTGGCAATTCACTGGCGAGGGTCGAATGCCAGGTGGAGGAGATCATCGAGCGATACTCGCATGGGATCATCGTCGGCAGCATCTTGAGCTTCGAACTGTCGCCCCAGCTGTCGGGGCTGGTATACTGGAACGGTCAATACATCGAGATAAAGCACGATTTCGATCTGGATTTGCTCGCCGAGATCAGCATCCCCCTGGCGCATGTCAGGTAG
- a CDS encoding ABC transporter permease, with the protein MSNLEILTLMELAEGSPKDRARQRAGVVAAATGGLVRWLGLIGQRSLLLLLFLALWETAPRLGLIDVTFLPPFSEVIAAGWQLAQSGELYDHVGASLLRALSGFLIAIALFVPLGVLTGWYVGLGNLLSQVIEIARNTAPLALLPVFILLLGIGELSKVTMVVYSCAWPLLLNTIAAVRQVDPLLVKSARTMGATPSQLFRKVILPASLPTIFVGIRLASASAMLVLVASEMVGAKSGLGYLIINSQYSFLIPQMYFGILGITVIGLTFNAILEALERRLMRWKAPAG; encoded by the coding sequence ATGTCTAATCTAGAGATCCTGACGTTGATGGAACTGGCCGAGGGCAGCCCGAAAGACCGGGCCAGGCAGCGCGCCGGCGTAGTTGCCGCGGCGACGGGTGGCCTGGTGCGATGGCTCGGCCTCATCGGACAGCGGTCCCTGCTGTTGCTGCTGTTCCTGGCCCTCTGGGAAACGGCGCCGCGCCTCGGTCTCATCGATGTGACCTTCCTGCCGCCGTTCTCCGAGGTGATCGCCGCGGGCTGGCAGCTTGCACAGAGTGGGGAGCTCTACGACCACGTCGGGGCAAGCCTGCTTCGTGCCCTGAGTGGTTTCCTGATCGCCATTGCCCTGTTCGTGCCGTTGGGTGTGTTGACGGGATGGTATGTCGGGTTGGGCAATCTCCTGAGTCAGGTCATCGAGATCGCGCGCAACACGGCGCCGCTGGCGCTGTTGCCGGTTTTCATCCTGCTGCTCGGGATCGGCGAGCTCTCGAAGGTCACCATGGTGGTCTACAGCTGCGCCTGGCCGCTACTGCTGAACACGATCGCTGCGGTCCGCCAGGTCGATCCGCTTCTGGTCAAGTCGGCACGGACGATGGGCGCAACGCCGAGCCAGCTGTTCCGGAAAGTGATCCTGCCGGCTTCGCTGCCGACGATCTTCGTCGGCATCCGCCTGGCGAGCGCCTCCGCGATGCTGGTGCTGGTCGCGTCCGAGATGGTCGGCGCGAAGTCGGGGCTCGGCTATCTCATCATCAACAGCCAATACAGCTTCCTGATCCCGCAGATGTATTTCGGGATCCTCGGCATCACCGTGATCGGTCTCACCTTCAACGCAATCCTGGAGGCGCTGGAGCGTCGCCTGATGCGCTGGAAGGCGCCGGCTGGCTAG
- a CDS encoding NrtA/SsuA/CpmA family ABC transporter substrate-binding protein, whose translation MSDSSISKPSRRSFLSTAAFGVGALAGLNIGDFAEAATGRTTDTVRLTWGMSGLNLIAKERGEFEKVLAKDGIKVEWLGPFPNHAPTLQAVTGGSADFSFGGSTTPALAAIIASSPLVFTQFVVYEPRTTAIIAKDGSGIDKVEDLVGKSVAVNRSGLGEFLLVAALEKHKVDRSKVKFVYLNPPDAAPALASGKVDAWSMWSPGVDIARLEYKAHDIFLEGRDLDFQIDYTSYLTTRKFATDNPALVRAVNDAFRAEGKWISENGKEAEYIAQKAGKYSDEVRDQFIALKRKYRYFAVNDERFISELQKAADWLVARKVLPEPVKVTDHLAQL comes from the coding sequence ATGTCCGACTCTTCCATCTCCAAGCCGTCCCGCCGCAGCTTTCTCAGCACCGCGGCCTTCGGCGTGGGCGCCCTCGCCGGCCTGAACATCGGCGACTTTGCCGAGGCCGCAACTGGCCGCACCACGGATACGGTTCGCCTGACCTGGGGCATGAGCGGTCTCAATCTGATCGCCAAGGAACGCGGCGAGTTCGAGAAGGTGCTGGCCAAGGACGGCATCAAGGTCGAATGGCTCGGGCCCTTCCCGAACCACGCCCCGACATTGCAGGCCGTCACCGGAGGCAGCGCCGATTTCAGCTTCGGCGGCAGCACGACCCCTGCGCTGGCCGCGATCATCGCCAGTTCGCCGCTGGTGTTCACCCAGTTCGTGGTTTACGAGCCCCGCACTACGGCGATCATCGCCAAGGACGGCTCCGGCATCGATAAGGTCGAGGACCTCGTCGGCAAGTCGGTCGCGGTCAACCGCTCCGGCCTCGGCGAATTCCTGCTGGTGGCCGCGCTCGAGAAGCACAAGGTTGACCGTTCCAAGGTCAAGTTCGTCTATCTCAATCCGCCCGATGCGGCACCTGCGCTCGCCTCCGGCAAGGTCGACGCCTGGTCGATGTGGAGCCCCGGCGTCGATATCGCCCGGCTCGAATACAAGGCGCACGACATTTTCCTTGAGGGTCGCGATCTCGACTTCCAAATCGACTACACCTCGTACCTGACCACCCGCAAATTCGCGACCGACAACCCTGCCCTCGTGCGAGCCGTCAACGATGCGTTTCGCGCCGAAGGCAAGTGGATCTCGGAGAACGGGAAGGAGGCGGAGTACATCGCCCAGAAGGCGGGCAAGTACAGCGACGAGGTCCGCGATCAGTTCATCGCGCTGAAACGAAAGTACCGCTACTTCGCGGTTAATGACGAGCGCTTCATCAGCGAGCTGCAAAAGGCCGCCGACTGGCTGGTCGCGCGCAAGGTTCTGCCCGAGCCGGTCAAGGTCACCGACCATCTCGCCCAGCTCTAA
- a CDS encoding ABC transporter ATP-binding protein, which yields MTTAKIRFEHVRKDFLVRGKDGGPAQRFTALDDITLDVRTGEFLALVGPSGCGKSTLLDLLGGLTAPSSGRILLDGKVIEGPARDRGIVFQQYALFPWRTAAQNIEFGLDIAGLKARERRAGALHYLDLVGLSGFADRYPHELSGGMKQRVAIARSLAYDPEVLLMDEPFAALDAQTRETLQGELLRIWRRTGKTILFITHGIDEAVVLGQRVAVMTSRPGRIKQVIDIPDELHSETEDVRSLPGFGHVRHEVWSLLRDEVLKAQGFPAAASDGERIVKAKELAHV from the coding sequence ATGACGACGGCCAAGATCCGCTTCGAGCACGTGCGCAAGGACTTCCTGGTCCGCGGCAAGGATGGCGGGCCGGCGCAGCGCTTCACCGCGCTCGACGACATCACGCTGGATGTTCGGACCGGCGAATTCCTGGCGCTGGTCGGGCCGAGCGGCTGCGGCAAGTCGACCCTGCTGGATCTGCTCGGCGGTCTCACCGCGCCGAGCAGCGGTCGCATCCTGCTCGATGGCAAGGTCATCGAGGGTCCGGCGCGGGACCGCGGCATCGTGTTCCAGCAATATGCGCTGTTTCCTTGGCGCACGGCTGCGCAAAATATCGAGTTCGGGCTCGACATTGCCGGCCTGAAGGCCAGGGAGCGGCGGGCGGGGGCGCTGCACTATCTCGATCTCGTCGGTCTGTCCGGCTTTGCCGACCGCTATCCGCACGAGCTCTCCGGCGGCATGAAGCAGCGCGTCGCGATCGCCCGCAGCCTTGCCTACGATCCGGAGGTGCTGCTGATGGACGAGCCGTTTGCGGCGCTCGATGCGCAGACGCGGGAGACACTGCAGGGCGAGCTGTTGCGGATCTGGCGCCGCACGGGAAAGACCATCCTGTTCATCACGCACGGCATCGACGAAGCCGTGGTCCTTGGTCAGCGCGTGGCGGTGATGACCTCGCGTCCGGGTCGCATCAAGCAAGTCATCGATATTCCCGACGAGCTGCACAGCGAGACCGAGGATGTCCGTTCACTGCCCGGGTTCGGGCATGTCAGGCACGAAGTGTGGTCCTTGCTGCGCGATGAGGTCTTGAAGGCGCAAGGCTTCCCGGCCGCGGCATCGGACGGCGAGCGGATCGTCAAGGCGAAGGAGCTCGCTCATGTCTAA
- a CDS encoding ABC transporter ATP-binding protein, producing MNAHVAPLSPASFETGPAVVVSNLVRSYGSRVVIEKLNLRIERGEFVALLGESGCGKTTLLRALAGLDSIQGGRIVAPRRPAVVFQEHRLLPWDSLWRNVSLGLQVPDARERAAEALTEVGLGDRLDDWPRNLSGGQAQRVALARALVQQPELMLLDEPFAALDALTRIRMHELVRELVANHQPGVLLVTHDVDEAIALADRILVMRNGAIAYEHRVARNGSTPISRSELLAELGVNSHSTH from the coding sequence ATGAACGCTCACGTGGCTCCACTGTCGCCCGCTTCATTCGAAACCGGCCCGGCTGTCGTCGTCAGCAATCTCGTTCGCAGTTACGGCAGCCGCGTGGTCATCGAAAAGCTGAACTTGCGCATCGAACGGGGCGAGTTCGTCGCCCTGCTCGGCGAAAGCGGCTGCGGCAAGACGACATTGCTGCGGGCGCTCGCCGGCTTGGACTCGATCCAGGGCGGGCGCATCGTCGCGCCGCGCCGGCCGGCGGTGGTATTCCAGGAGCACCGGCTTCTGCCCTGGGACAGCCTCTGGCGCAACGTCTCACTTGGTTTGCAGGTGCCGGACGCACGCGAGCGCGCCGCCGAAGCGTTGACCGAGGTGGGCCTCGGCGACCGTCTCGACGATTGGCCGCGCAATTTGTCCGGCGGACAGGCCCAGCGCGTCGCGCTGGCCCGCGCGCTGGTGCAGCAGCCAGAGCTCATGCTCCTCGACGAGCCGTTTGCCGCATTGGACGCGCTCACCCGCATCCGCATGCATGAGCTCGTTCGCGAGCTCGTCGCCAACCATCAGCCGGGCGTTCTGCTCGTCACGCACGACGTCGACGAAGCGATTGCTCTGGCGGATCGCATCCTGGTGATGCGGAACGGCGCCATCGCCTACGAGCACCGCGTCGCACGCAACGGCTCGACACCCATCTCGCGTAGCGAGCTCCTTGCCGAGCTCGGCGTGAATTCGCACTCCACCCATTAA
- a CDS encoding ABC transporter permease subunit, with protein sequence MELSGIDRSVIGADRAPSSQSGGNALAPTAAKSKPGTRGLQLLSWLAPVVLVVIWEWLAQAGWLSPQVLPAPSKVIRTAFKLATTGTLLNDLGVSLLRAAAGFVIGSAIGGGLGILVGFSRIAEALIDRSVQMIRAIPFLAALPLVIVWLGVGETQKIFLVALGVTFPIYINTVLGIRQVDPKLLELGRVQGLSSFQLIRRIILPGALPSILTGVRYALATAWLALVVAETIGAQSGIGFLAMDAREFLRTDVIVLTIVIYALIGVAADGIARFLERRLLAWHPNYGAAR encoded by the coding sequence ATGGAACTGAGCGGCATCGACCGCAGCGTGATCGGTGCGGACCGCGCGCCGTCATCGCAAAGCGGCGGCAACGCACTCGCTCCCACCGCCGCGAAAAGCAAACCCGGCACTCGCGGCCTTCAGCTTCTGTCGTGGCTGGCACCGGTGGTGCTGGTCGTCATCTGGGAATGGCTGGCACAGGCAGGATGGCTCTCGCCGCAAGTTCTGCCCGCACCGAGCAAGGTGATCCGCACCGCCTTCAAGCTCGCAACCACGGGCACACTGCTCAACGATCTCGGCGTGAGCCTGCTGCGGGCGGCGGCAGGATTCGTGATCGGATCGGCCATTGGTGGCGGCCTCGGCATTCTCGTCGGCTTCTCCCGCATCGCCGAAGCCCTGATCGACCGCAGCGTGCAGATGATCCGGGCCATCCCGTTCCTCGCAGCGCTGCCCCTGGTCATCGTCTGGCTTGGCGTCGGTGAGACCCAGAAGATCTTCCTTGTGGCCCTCGGCGTCACCTTCCCGATCTACATCAACACGGTCCTCGGTATTCGCCAGGTCGATCCAAAACTGCTCGAGCTCGGCCGCGTCCAGGGCCTGAGCTCGTTTCAGCTGATCCGCCGGATCATCCTTCCGGGCGCTTTGCCGTCGATCCTGACCGGGGTTCGCTATGCGCTGGCGACGGCATGGCTGGCGCTGGTCGTCGCTGAAACCATCGGCGCGCAGTCGGGAATCGGCTTCCTCGCCATGGACGCGCGTGAATTCCTGCGCACCGACGTGATCGTGCTGACCATCGTGATCTATGCGCTCATCGGCGTCGCGGCCGACGGAATTGCACGCTTTCTCGAACGGCGCCTTCTCGCCTGGCATCCGAATTATGGGGCAGCACGATGA
- a CDS encoding amidase family protein, which translates to MDDTTTASSRQTADVSSLGLAAAAAAVRNGDITSEAYTAALLQRARALAELNAFITIDEAEVLAAARAADKLRAAGSAAPLLGMPLGVKDSYLTKGLPTSLGIESLAHFVPREDADAVRAIREAGALIFGKNNLVEMSYGLTGHNARYGQVKNPHARDHMSGGSSSGSAASVAAGLVPASLGGDTVGSIRVPASFCGVVGFKPTTGRWPRNGVAPISHTLDTTGVFARSVEDCILVDDVVTGEQAAESPEGDYGLKGARLAFAPRQFLDLVDPEVESRFRAVVRQLQDAGAEVVEIDLGHDFNSLVQSATWGIFAHETMGAISEFLRRHALPTTFEAIYESLKPQLRQAWEHIVLPGGAGATSAEAYQVALNVSRPEIQRRLDTAFVAHGALAILQPTTPCTAPSIGEQATVHIAGQDVSYLALANHTVSASSVGLPGISLPVGLSRAGLPIGLELDGPLRSDQRLLNLARGIEGILGAKSGST; encoded by the coding sequence ATGGACGACACGACCACTGCCTCATCACGACAAACCGCAGATGTCAGCTCGCTTGGGCTCGCAGCCGCTGCAGCAGCGGTTCGCAACGGCGACATCACCTCCGAGGCCTACACCGCGGCCCTTTTGCAGCGCGCCCGAGCGCTTGCCGAACTGAACGCCTTCATCACCATCGACGAGGCGGAGGTGCTGGCGGCCGCGAGGGCCGCAGACAAGTTGCGTGCGGCCGGATCGGCGGCCCCGCTCCTTGGCATGCCGCTTGGGGTGAAGGACAGTTATTTGACGAAAGGGCTACCCACTAGTCTGGGAATCGAAAGTCTGGCTCATTTTGTGCCGCGCGAAGATGCCGACGCTGTCCGGGCCATTAGGGAGGCGGGCGCGTTGATCTTCGGCAAGAACAATCTTGTCGAGATGTCTTACGGCTTGACCGGTCACAACGCGCGTTATGGTCAGGTGAAGAATCCGCACGCGCGGGATCACATGTCAGGGGGCTCCTCAAGCGGCTCCGCCGCATCCGTGGCTGCTGGACTCGTTCCCGCGTCCTTGGGCGGTGACACCGTGGGGTCCATCCGGGTGCCCGCATCGTTCTGTGGAGTTGTGGGCTTCAAGCCGACCACGGGGCGTTGGCCGCGCAACGGTGTTGCTCCGATCTCCCATACACTCGACACGACGGGCGTATTTGCCCGAAGCGTTGAGGACTGCATTCTGGTTGACGACGTCGTGACTGGCGAACAGGCTGCGGAGTCCCCAGAGGGCGACTACGGCTTGAAGGGAGCCCGGCTTGCCTTCGCCCCGCGACAGTTCCTGGATCTGGTTGACCCCGAAGTCGAGTCCCGATTCCGTGCGGTGGTGCGGCAACTGCAGGACGCCGGCGCCGAGGTGGTGGAAATTGACCTTGGCCACGACTTCAATTCCCTCGTCCAATCGGCTACATGGGGCATCTTCGCTCATGAGACGATGGGCGCGATTTCGGAGTTTCTTCGGCGCCACGCGCTTCCAACGACGTTTGAGGCCATTTACGAAAGCCTTAAGCCTCAGCTTCGGCAGGCGTGGGAGCACATCGTATTGCCAGGTGGTGCAGGTGCTACCTCCGCAGAGGCCTATCAGGTGGCGCTCAACGTGAGTCGGCCGGAAATTCAGCGTCGCCTCGACACGGCGTTCGTCGCTCATGGGGCGTTGGCCATTCTGCAACCGACCACGCCCTGCACGGCGCCTTCGATCGGGGAACAGGCGACCGTCCACATCGCGGGGCAGGACGTCAGCTACCTCGCTCTGGCGAACCACACCGTGTCGGCAAGCAGCGTGGGACTGCCCGGTATCAGCCTTCCTGTCGGCCTGTCTCGCGCCGGGCTGCCGATTGGGCTCGAACTGGATGGCCCCCTAAGAAGTGATCAGCGGCTTCTAAACCTTGCCCGCGGTATCGAAGGCATCTTGGGTGCCAAGTCCGGTTCAACCTAG
- a CDS encoding DUF302 domain-containing protein — protein sequence MSNALHSTRAIPVEHVTIRSTKPFEDVRAKLAALAPRIDDGIFTLLRYGESERALRELEACPPLTIFGQRDHGALLAVAGLTRRSIQFDIGNPLTASKMTRHRLSAGLYAPIRVLLREEEDGGVAFEYDRPASLFSQFGSEHVNAVAQQLDRDLQALLEAAAA from the coding sequence ATGTCCAATGCACTGCACTCAACGCGTGCCATTCCGGTCGAGCACGTTACCATCCGCTCAACAAAGCCCTTCGAGGACGTTCGAGCCAAGCTCGCGGCCTTGGCGCCACGCATCGATGACGGGATATTCACTCTCTTGCGATACGGTGAAAGTGAGCGCGCGCTTCGAGAGTTGGAGGCATGTCCGCCGCTCACTATTTTCGGGCAGCGTGACCACGGCGCGCTCCTAGCTGTTGCTGGGCTGACACGCCGATCCATCCAGTTTGATATCGGAAATCCGCTCACCGCATCCAAGATGACCCGCCATCGATTGTCGGCGGGGCTCTATGCACCCATTCGCGTCCTTCTGCGCGAGGAAGAAGATGGCGGTGTCGCGTTTGAATATGATCGGCCGGCATCCCTGTTCAGTCAGTTTGGCAGCGAACATGTGAATGCAGTTGCCCAGCAACTTGATCGCGACCTCCAGGCCCTATTGGAAGCGGCCGCAGCTTAA